One Deltaproteobacteria bacterium DNA segment encodes these proteins:
- a CDS encoding endonuclease III encodes MKRADKAARIGAVLDELYPDPVGPLCERDGDAYRLLIKVVLSAQCTDARVNAVAPALFARAATPEAMARLPAPTIERLIR; translated from the coding sequence ATGAAACGTGCGGACAAGGCGGCGCGCATCGGCGCCGTGCTCGACGAGCTGTACCCGGACCCGGTCGGGCCGCTGTGCGAACGCGACGGCGACGCGTATCGGCTGCTGATCAAGGTGGTGCTGTCGGCGCAGTGCACCGACGCGCGCGTCAACGCGGTCGCGCCGGCGCTGTTTGCGCGGGCGGCCACGCCGGAGGCGATGGCGCGGCTGCCGGCGCCGACGATCGAGCGGCTCATCCG
- a CDS encoding DEAD/DEAH box helicase yields MPLSGFHPIVRAWFESTFREPTAPQRDGWPAIASGRDTLIAAPTGSGKTLAAFLWCIDQLVVRGARGPLPDATQVLYVSPLKALGNDVHRNLDGPLAGIAEAARRAGIDLSAIRTAVRTGDTPPTDRAKMARRPPHILITTPESLYILLTAERSRAALRSVRTVIVDEIHAVAGDKRGAHLALSLERLEWLADERPVRIGLSATQRPIDEIARLLVGTGRPPPVVVDAGQRRDLDLAIEVTDDELGAVATTEQTGRIYDRVAELVAQHGTTLVFVNTRRLVERVAHALAERLGADQVVAHHGSLSRKTRLIAEQRLKRGQVRCAVATASLELGIDVGAVDLVVQIGSPRTIATLVQRIGRSGHCLGATPKGRLFALTRDQLVECAALVRAVRAGQLDRVHLRPAPRDVLAQQIVAAVACEPWDETELWRAVRRAYPYRDLSRDTFDAVVDMLSEGVALRRGRSAAHLHRDRVNGRLRARRGARLAAITSGGAIPDNANYAVVQLPEETPVGTVDEDFAIESLPGDVFLLGNTSWRVRRVAGGKVYVEDAAGAAPSVPFWFGEAPARTAELSAEVAAVRRDVQQRLDRGDAPDAIAAWLADGASMSRAAARQLVDYLAASRAALGELPTGDTIVAERFFDEAGGMQLVLHAPVGVRINKAWGLALRKKFCRNFNFELQAAATDDGVVISLGPMHSFPLDAVFDFVHPDAARETLIQAVLQAPLFGTRWRWNATRALAVLRRAGGKKVPPYLLRMRSDDLLAAVFPDAQACQDNLVGPRRVPDHPLVAETLDDCLTEAMDVDGLDRLLRAIRAGEVRAVARDTPEPSPLSHELLNANPYAFLDDAPLEERRTRAVSLRRGLAADVADDLGRLDPDAIAEVADQAAPVVRDADELHDALLSAGWLAEPPRDRGWHAWFDALAADGRAARLRRGDRAVWVAAERLALARALAPGASVEPDLHPPFAVAAVSAEEAAVAIVRGHLECGGPTTARALARQTLLPPAAVDAALAALEAEGAVLRGQFTERSGDVQWCDRRILARIHRLTLHRLRREVEPVSAADFMRFLFRWQHVADGTRLTGVAGTAAVVDQLQGFEAAAAAWEREILPARVRGYRPEWIDRLCWSGEIAWGRLSARAPARRPAAPTRAAPIAVVSRNALDWLLRAAGARGQADAGAVTAAAADVLAWLRARGASFAPEIAAGTGRLPAEVEDALWELVATGRATADGFAGLRALLDRSGRGRRPAYRRGGRARFARRTAPEGRWALLPDPSATPATESADAGAVDAFARQLLARYGVVFRDLLARETLAPAWRDLVGVLRRLEARGELRGGRFVGGFAGEQYALPEAVDALRAVRRDRGESREEEFVRVAATDPLNLVGITSPGPRVAAVLGNAVLYRDGVPVASTEAGELVVRRPLGDGVRVDRRLRVQRAAS; encoded by the coding sequence ATGCCGCTTTCCGGCTTCCACCCGATCGTGCGTGCGTGGTTCGAATCGACCTTTCGCGAACCGACCGCGCCGCAGCGCGACGGGTGGCCCGCGATCGCCTCGGGCCGGGATACGCTCATCGCCGCGCCGACGGGCTCCGGCAAGACGCTCGCCGCGTTTTTGTGGTGCATCGACCAGCTCGTCGTCCGCGGCGCGCGCGGGCCGCTGCCGGACGCGACCCAGGTGCTGTACGTTTCGCCGCTCAAGGCGCTCGGCAACGACGTGCACCGCAACCTCGACGGCCCCCTCGCCGGGATCGCGGAGGCCGCCCGGCGCGCGGGCATCGACCTGTCGGCGATCCGCACGGCGGTCCGCACCGGCGACACGCCGCCGACCGACCGCGCCAAAATGGCGCGCCGGCCGCCGCACATTCTCATCACGACGCCCGAATCGTTGTACATCCTGCTTACCGCCGAGCGAAGCCGCGCTGCGCTGCGGTCGGTGCGCACCGTGATCGTCGACGAGATCCATGCGGTCGCCGGCGACAAACGCGGCGCGCACCTCGCGCTATCGCTCGAGCGGCTCGAGTGGCTCGCCGACGAACGGCCCGTTCGCATCGGCCTGTCCGCGACGCAACGGCCAATCGACGAGATCGCGCGGCTGCTAGTCGGCACCGGCCGGCCGCCGCCCGTCGTCGTCGACGCCGGCCAGCGCCGCGATCTGGACCTGGCGATCGAGGTAACCGACGACGAACTCGGCGCGGTCGCGACGACGGAACAGACCGGGCGCATCTACGACCGCGTGGCCGAGCTGGTGGCGCAGCACGGCACGACCCTCGTGTTCGTCAACACGCGCCGGCTCGTCGAACGAGTCGCCCATGCGCTCGCCGAGCGGCTCGGCGCAGACCAGGTGGTCGCGCACCACGGCAGCCTGTCTCGCAAGACCCGCCTCATCGCCGAACAGCGGCTCAAGCGCGGGCAGGTACGGTGTGCGGTGGCGACCGCGTCGCTCGAACTCGGCATCGACGTCGGCGCGGTCGACCTCGTCGTACAGATCGGGTCGCCGCGGACGATCGCGACCCTGGTCCAGCGCATCGGACGCTCCGGCCACTGCCTCGGCGCGACCCCGAAGGGGCGGCTGTTCGCGCTCACCCGCGATCAGCTCGTCGAGTGCGCCGCGCTGGTGCGGGCCGTCCGCGCCGGTCAGCTCGACCGCGTCCACCTGCGGCCGGCGCCGCGCGACGTGCTCGCACAGCAGATCGTCGCGGCGGTCGCGTGCGAACCGTGGGACGAGACGGAGCTGTGGCGCGCGGTACGCCGCGCCTACCCGTACCGCGACCTGTCGCGCGACACGTTCGACGCGGTGGTCGACATGCTGTCGGAAGGGGTCGCGCTGCGCCGAGGCCGCAGCGCCGCGCACCTGCACCGCGACCGCGTCAACGGGCGACTGCGCGCGCGGCGGGGAGCGCGGCTGGCGGCGATCACGTCGGGCGGCGCGATCCCCGACAACGCGAACTACGCCGTCGTGCAGCTGCCGGAGGAGACGCCGGTGGGCACCGTCGACGAGGACTTCGCGATCGAGAGCCTGCCCGGCGACGTGTTCTTGCTCGGCAACACGTCGTGGCGCGTGCGGCGCGTCGCCGGCGGCAAGGTCTACGTCGAGGATGCCGCGGGCGCCGCGCCGTCGGTACCGTTCTGGTTCGGCGAGGCGCCGGCGCGCACGGCGGAGCTGTCCGCCGAGGTCGCGGCGGTCCGGCGCGACGTGCAGCAGCGGCTCGACCGCGGCGACGCGCCCGACGCGATCGCCGCGTGGCTGGCCGATGGCGCGTCGATGTCGCGCGCGGCGGCGCGCCAGCTCGTCGATTACCTCGCCGCATCCCGGGCGGCGCTCGGCGAGCTGCCGACGGGCGACACGATCGTCGCCGAGCGGTTCTTCGACGAGGCCGGCGGCATGCAACTCGTGCTGCACGCGCCGGTCGGCGTTCGCATCAACAAGGCGTGGGGCCTCGCCCTCCGCAAAAAATTCTGCCGCAACTTCAACTTCGAGCTGCAGGCGGCGGCGACCGACGACGGCGTGGTGATCTCACTCGGCCCGATGCACAGCTTTCCGCTCGACGCCGTGTTCGACTTCGTTCATCCCGACGCGGCGCGCGAGACGCTGATCCAGGCGGTGCTGCAAGCGCCGCTGTTCGGCACGCGCTGGCGGTGGAACGCGACGCGCGCGCTCGCCGTGCTGCGCCGCGCGGGCGGCAAGAAGGTGCCGCCCTACCTGCTGCGCATGCGATCCGACGATCTGCTGGCCGCCGTGTTTCCCGACGCGCAGGCGTGCCAGGACAACCTCGTCGGGCCGCGCCGCGTTCCCGACCACCCGCTCGTCGCCGAGACGCTGGACGATTGCCTGACCGAGGCGATGGACGTCGACGGACTCGATCGACTGTTGCGCGCGATTCGCGCCGGCGAGGTGCGCGCGGTCGCGCGCGACACGCCGGAGCCGTCGCCGCTGTCGCACGAGCTGCTCAACGCCAACCCGTACGCATTCCTCGACGACGCGCCGCTGGAGGAGCGGCGCACGCGCGCCGTGAGCCTGCGCCGCGGGCTCGCGGCCGACGTGGCGGACGACCTCGGCCGGCTCGACCCGGACGCGATCGCCGAAGTCGCGGACCAGGCCGCGCCGGTCGTACGCGACGCCGACGAGCTGCACGACGCGCTGCTGAGCGCCGGCTGGCTCGCGGAGCCGCCGCGCGACCGCGGATGGCACGCGTGGTTCGACGCGCTCGCGGCGGACGGCCGCGCCGCGCGCCTGCGGCGTGGCGACCGCGCGGTTTGGGTCGCCGCCGAGCGGCTCGCGTTGGCGCGCGCGCTGGCGCCCGGCGCCTCGGTCGAGCCGGACCTTCACCCGCCGTTCGCGGTCGCCGCCGTCAGCGCCGAGGAAGCGGCTGTCGCCATCGTGCGCGGTCACCTCGAGTGCGGCGGGCCGACCACGGCTCGTGCGCTCGCGCGCCAGACGCTGCTGCCGCCCGCAGCGGTCGACGCGGCGCTGGCCGCGCTGGAAGCGGAGGGCGCGGTGCTGCGCGGGCAGTTCACCGAACGATCGGGCGACGTGCAGTGGTGCGATCGCCGCATCCTTGCCCGCATTCATCGGTTGACGCTGCACCGGTTGCGGCGCGAGGTGGAGCCGGTGTCGGCGGCGGACTTCATGCGGTTTCTGTTCCGCTGGCAGCACGTGGCCGACGGGACGCGATTGACCGGCGTCGCGGGCACTGCGGCGGTCGTCGACCAGCTGCAGGGCTTCGAGGCGGCCGCGGCGGCGTGGGAGCGGGAGATCCTGCCGGCGCGGGTGCGCGGCTATCGACCGGAGTGGATCGATCGGCTGTGTTGGTCGGGCGAGATCGCGTGGGGCCGGCTCAGCGCGCGGGCACCTGCGCGCCGGCCGGCGGCGCCGACGCGCGCGGCGCCGATCGCGGTCGTCAGTCGCAACGCGCTCGACTGGCTGCTGCGGGCGGCGGGTGCGCGCGGGCAGGCGGACGCCGGGGCGGTGACGGCGGCCGCCGCCGACGTGCTCGCCTGGTTGCGCGCGCGCGGAGCGAGCTTCGCGCCGGAGATCGCCGCGGGGACGGGCCGCCTGCCGGCGGAGGTGGAGGATGCGCTGTGGGAGTTGGTCGCGACCGGCCGCGCCACGGCCGACGGGTTCGCGGGCCTGCGCGCGCTGCTCGACCGAAGCGGGCGCGGACGTCGGCCCGCGTACCGGCGCGGCGGCCGCGCTCGGTTCGCGCGCCGGACGGCCCCCGAGGGGCGATGGGCGCTGCTGCCCGACCCGAGCGCGACGCCCGCGACGGAATCGGCGGATGCCGGCGCGGTCGACGCGTTCGCCCGCCAACTGCTCGCGCGCTACGGCGTCGTGTTCCGCGACTTGCTGGCGCGCGAGACGCTGGCGCCGGCGTGGCGCGACCTCGTCGGCGTGCTGCGGCGGCTCGAGGCGCGCGGCGAGCTGCGCGGGGGCCGCTTCGTCGGCGGCTTCGCGGGCGAGCAGTACGCGTTGCCCGAAGCGGTGGACGCGCTGCGCGCGGTGCGGCGCGACCGCGGCGAGTCCCGCGAGGAGGAGTTCGTTCGCGTCGCCGCGACCGACCCGCTCAATCTCGTCGGCATCACCAGCCCCGGGCCGCGCGTCGCGGCGGTGCTGGGCAATGCCGTGCTGTATCGCGACGGCGTCCCGGTGGCGTCGACCGAGGCCGGCGAGCTCGTCGTCCGGCGGCCGCTCGGCGACGGAGTGCGCGTCGATCGCCGCCTGCGCGTCCAGCGCGCCGCGAGCTGA